In Pseudomonas sp. DNDY-54, a genomic segment contains:
- a CDS encoding phage holin family protein, whose amino-acid sequence MSEVRKTTTTSTPLDTPEPGMRAENDTSVGGLLRQLTQEVPSLVTKELALAKAELSESIRATKAGAASVATGGAVLLGGFIVLLLSAVYGLSKVMEPWLAALIVGGVVVVIGLIMVSAGKKKFEASSFKPERTIHSVNKDKEAVRGHTS is encoded by the coding sequence ATGAGCGAAGTACGTAAGACAACCACGACTTCAACCCCACTGGACACGCCAGAACCTGGCATGCGCGCTGAAAACGACACATCGGTTGGTGGGCTGCTGCGGCAGTTGACCCAGGAGGTGCCGTCTCTTGTGACTAAAGAGCTGGCGCTGGCTAAAGCTGAGCTGAGCGAGTCCATCCGCGCCACCAAGGCGGGCGCTGCTAGTGTCGCCACTGGCGGTGCCGTGTTGCTCGGTGGCTTCATCGTTCTGTTGTTGTCGGCCGTTTATGGCTTGAGCAAAGTCATGGAGCCTTGGCTCGCCGCGCTGATTGTGGGCGGTGTTGTCGTGGTGATCGGCTTGATCATGGTGTCCGCTGGGAAGAAAAAGTTCGAGGCGTCCTCGTTCAAGCCTGAGCGCACCATTCACTCGGTCAACAAGGATAAAGAAGCCGTCAGGGGGCACACATCATGA
- a CDS encoding DUF3618 domain-containing protein, with protein MSTRNQIDAEAQKDPAELEREIDQKRAEIGDIVHALENKLSPGELIDTALGYVKGGGGEFFSNLSNTVKANPVPTVLTSIGLLWMMAGQNRQPHSNVTTTSYGSASSGPSMGEKLSAKTAGLKQQGAGLKEKASQLSHSVTESLGNARTRASDSGRHTSERLRGGADRARGGFNHLLQEQPLALGAIGIALGALLAASVPPTRREDEALGEVSDRMTDRLRHKAEEGYQRVSAKGEEFAAQVKEQSTHSSETQTSRTSTSTTGTTGSPTAGL; from the coding sequence ATGAGCACACGTAATCAGATTGATGCCGAAGCGCAAAAGGATCCCGCAGAGCTGGAGCGGGAGATTGATCAGAAGCGCGCCGAAATTGGCGACATCGTTCATGCGTTAGAGAACAAGCTCTCTCCAGGCGAGCTAATCGACACGGCGCTGGGCTACGTAAAGGGCGGGGGTGGCGAGTTTTTCTCCAACCTCAGCAATACCGTCAAGGCCAACCCGGTGCCGACGGTGCTGACGTCCATTGGTTTGCTTTGGATGATGGCCGGGCAGAATCGCCAACCGCATTCGAATGTAACTACTACGAGCTATGGCAGCGCATCGAGCGGGCCTTCGATGGGCGAGAAGCTGTCTGCGAAGACGGCAGGCCTCAAGCAGCAAGGCGCCGGTCTCAAAGAGAAAGCCAGCCAGTTGAGCCACAGCGTTACCGAATCGCTTGGCAACGCCCGCACTCGTGCGAGCGACTCTGGTCGGCATACGTCCGAGCGGCTGCGTGGCGGCGCGGATCGGGCGCGAGGTGGTTTCAACCACCTGCTCCAGGAGCAGCCGCTAGCGCTGGGTGCTATCGGCATTGCGCTTGGCGCACTGCTCGCAGCTTCGGTGCCGCCAACCCGGCGGGAAGACGAAGCGCTTGGAGAAGTCAGTGACCGCATGACCGATCGGCTTCGTCATAAGGCGGAGGAGGGCTACCAAAGAGTCTCTGCAAAAGGTGAGGAGTTCGCAGCTCAGGTCAAAGAGCAGAGCACCCACAGCAGCGAGACACAGACGTCTCGTACCTCGACGAGCACAACGGGCACAACCGGTTCCCCCACGGCCGGTCTGTAA
- a CDS encoding YihY/virulence factor BrkB family protein, giving the protein MALLDTRGISSFELLKRTFKEFSNDDMTTYASALAYRGIFSLFPFLLFLIAMLGMLDLQNFFTWLREQVSLVLPPDALDLVNPVIDQMQEQKSGLLSVGILVALWSASVGIRSLMNAMNKAYDVKEGRPTWKLMLLAVAYTIGLAFILLAAAGLMVTGPQVMEWLAAQVGLKEIVVILWTWLRWPVIVILMMLVLALLYYVMPDVEQEFRFITPGSVLAVVVWIAASVGFGIYVQNFGNYDATYGSIGAVIVLLLYFYISAAVLLFGAEMNAVIEHASVEGKDEGDKRIDG; this is encoded by the coding sequence ATGGCTTTGCTGGACACGCGGGGCATCAGCAGTTTCGAGTTGCTGAAGCGCACATTTAAAGAGTTCAGCAATGACGACATGACGACCTATGCCTCGGCATTAGCCTATCGGGGGATTTTCTCGCTTTTCCCTTTTCTGCTGTTTTTGATTGCCATGCTCGGCATGCTCGATCTGCAGAATTTTTTTACCTGGTTACGTGAACAGGTGTCGCTGGTACTGCCGCCTGACGCATTGGATCTTGTGAATCCGGTGATCGACCAGATGCAGGAGCAGAAAAGCGGTTTGTTATCAGTGGGTATCCTTGTGGCGCTGTGGTCGGCATCGGTAGGTATTCGGTCGCTCATGAATGCCATGAATAAGGCGTACGACGTCAAAGAGGGCCGACCGACTTGGAAGCTGATGCTGCTGGCGGTTGCCTACACGATTGGCCTCGCATTCATCCTCTTAGCAGCGGCGGGTTTGATGGTCACCGGGCCGCAGGTGATGGAGTGGCTCGCTGCGCAGGTGGGGCTGAAGGAGATCGTGGTAATCCTGTGGACCTGGCTGCGCTGGCCGGTGATCGTCATCCTCATGATGCTGGTGTTGGCGTTGCTGTATTACGTCATGCCGGACGTTGAGCAAGAGTTTCGTTTCATCACGCCGGGATCGGTGTTAGCCGTGGTTGTCTGGATCGCGGCGTCTGTGGGCTTCGGTATCTATGTGCAGAACTTCGGCAACTATGACGCCACCTACGGCAGCATCGGGGCGGTCATTGTGTTGCTGCTCTACTTCTATATTTCTGCCGCGGTGTTGCTATTTGGCGCTGAGATGAATGCGGTGATCGAGCATGCCTCTGTCGAAGGGAAGGATGAGGGCGATAAGCGCATCGACGGCTAA
- a CDS encoding glycosyltransferase family 4 protein: MHIADMTMFYAPASGGVRTYLEAKHRRLQRYPGVRHSILVPGERYSHDAGIYQIPAPALPFGKGYRFPVRRAPWRNQLRTLRPDVIEVGDPYMTAWAALDAGRRLDVPVIGFYHSDLPLLVSNRIGGWLGTNMNGYVSRLYGSFDRVLAPSRVMAEKLSNLGVDNVFVQPLGVDLETFRPDRRDPEIRRELSLEDDAKLMIFAGRGSREKNIDVLLETARFLGKPYHLLLVGSGMPHRVPANVSVINRFCPAADVARYMASCDVLLHAGNQETFGLVALEAMASGIPVIATRAGALPELVPFHTGRLCRPLDAQAMAQTVRELFEDDPRVLGAQARQHVEAHHAWDAVVAGLLAHYHAVLGTADLPVAVHG, translated from the coding sequence TTGCATATAGCCGACATGACCATGTTCTACGCGCCTGCCAGCGGCGGTGTGCGTACTTATCTCGAGGCCAAACACCGCCGGCTCCAACGGTATCCGGGGGTTCGCCACAGTATCCTGGTACCGGGTGAACGTTACAGCCATGACGCCGGCATTTATCAAATCCCGGCACCAGCCTTGCCTTTCGGCAAGGGGTACCGCTTCCCCGTACGACGCGCACCCTGGCGCAACCAACTGCGAACGCTGCGTCCGGACGTCATCGAAGTGGGTGATCCGTACATGACCGCATGGGCTGCGCTTGATGCAGGGCGCCGCCTCGATGTGCCAGTAATCGGTTTCTATCACTCCGACCTGCCGCTGCTGGTCAGCAACCGAATCGGTGGCTGGCTGGGCACCAACATGAATGGCTACGTCTCGCGGCTGTACGGCAGCTTTGACCGAGTGCTGGCGCCGAGCCGTGTGATGGCGGAAAAACTATCGAATCTGGGGGTCGATAACGTTTTTGTGCAGCCGCTAGGCGTCGATCTCGAAACGTTTCGCCCGGATCGGCGTGATCCCGAGATCAGGCGGGAGCTGAGCCTGGAAGACGATGCGAAGCTGATGATCTTCGCCGGTCGCGGCTCAAGAGAAAAAAACATCGATGTTCTACTGGAGACCGCTCGCTTTCTCGGCAAGCCTTATCACCTGCTGCTGGTCGGGTCGGGCATGCCCCACCGAGTGCCGGCCAACGTGTCGGTGATCAATCGCTTCTGCCCCGCCGCCGACGTGGCGCGCTACATGGCCAGCTGCGATGTCTTGTTGCATGCCGGCAATCAAGAAACCTTTGGCCTGGTTGCGCTGGAAGCGATGGCGAGTGGCATCCCTGTCATCGCCACCCGGGCCGGCGCATTGCCGGAACTGGTGCCGTTTCACACCGGTCGTTTATGCCGTCCGCTTGATGCGCAGGCGATGGCCCAGACCGTGCGCGAGCTGTTTGAAGACGATCCGCGCGTGCTGGGCGCCCAAGCGCGTCAGCATGTCGAGGCCCATCACGCCTGGGATGCAGTGGTTGCAGGCCTTCTCGCGCATTATCACGCCGTGTTGGGTACAGCCGATCTGCCGGTCGCCGTACATGGCTGA
- a CDS encoding DUF2334 domain-containing protein — protein MAERNVMLVLHDVAPETWADYQPFVQAVDALGGIPISWLVVPDFHRRNPLEGHPEFCRMLDGRLARGDELVLHGYYHADDAPGPRSPRDWFMRRVFTHEGEFYPLSEAESEKRLQRGIELFARLQWPLHGFVAPAWLLGPGARRALAKTDLTYTSDPGHFYLLPDYTRIDAPGLVWSARSAWRRGMSRVLSERMLNRHLHAPVLRLGLHPVDMRHEFARQYWLNVLTRLLQDGRRPVTKFDWLKHQAPRSSAAA, from the coding sequence ATGGCTGAACGCAACGTGATGCTGGTGTTGCACGACGTGGCACCTGAAACCTGGGCGGACTATCAGCCGTTTGTGCAAGCCGTCGACGCGCTGGGTGGTATACCGATTTCCTGGCTGGTCGTACCCGATTTTCACCGACGCAATCCGCTTGAGGGGCACCCCGAATTCTGCCGCATGCTCGACGGGCGACTGGCGCGCGGGGACGAGCTCGTGCTGCACGGTTACTACCACGCTGATGACGCGCCAGGACCGCGTTCGCCACGGGACTGGTTCATGCGCCGCGTCTTTACGCATGAAGGTGAGTTCTATCCGCTGAGCGAGGCGGAATCCGAGAAGCGTTTGCAGCGGGGGATCGAGCTGTTCGCGCGCCTGCAGTGGCCGCTGCACGGTTTCGTCGCGCCCGCCTGGTTGCTTGGGCCGGGCGCCCGTCGGGCACTGGCGAAAACCGATCTGACCTACACCAGCGACCCCGGACATTTCTACCTGCTCCCTGATTACACCCGCATCGATGCCCCCGGGCTGGTCTGGAGCGCTCGTAGCGCCTGGCGCCGCGGTATGTCCCGGGTGCTCAGCGAGCGGATGCTTAATCGCCACCTGCACGCGCCCGTACTGCGCCTGGGGCTGCACCCCGTCGACATGCGTCACGAGTTCGCTCGTCAATACTGGCTGAACGTGCTGACTCGCCTGCTGCAAGACGGGCGACGTCCAGTGACCAAATTCGATTGGCTGAAGCACCAGGCGCCGCGCTCGAGCGCAGCGGCATGA
- a CDS encoding YbhN family protein, protein MNGRWWLLLGALLVAVLIPWLLGGSGLLERLVRFPLWLLLGMLGMIVLGWYLNAWRLRLLVGRRRLGQRRALGVVIATEFAICATPGGAGGPLTMMALLRRQGVAPAKGTATYAVEQLADLLFFACALVGVLIYAVTHSLNAYIASLLGFSAALLIGLMVLLALLGRFHRQVFLLNGWLVGRLGMKSARKRYWARKVLSFRNALLECFRLPRAILLGVFVLTTFHWLLRYSVLYLTLQGLGSQLAWAWTFIVQLLSLTAGQLSLLPGGAGSAELASAALLTPLVGKSTAAAAILIWRFVTYYFYLIAGAPLFLHLAGRPLFNLLVRARNS, encoded by the coding sequence ATGAATGGCCGCTGGTGGTTGCTGTTGGGCGCGCTGTTGGTCGCCGTACTGATTCCTTGGCTGTTGGGCGGGAGTGGGCTGTTAGAACGGTTGGTGCGCTTTCCGCTGTGGTTACTCCTCGGCATGCTCGGCATGATTGTGCTCGGGTGGTACCTCAACGCATGGCGTCTACGTCTGTTGGTTGGCAGAAGACGGCTGGGGCAGCGTCGCGCGCTGGGGGTCGTTATCGCGACCGAATTCGCCATTTGCGCTACGCCAGGTGGCGCCGGCGGCCCGCTGACCATGATGGCGCTGTTGCGCAGGCAAGGCGTCGCGCCTGCCAAAGGCACAGCGACGTATGCCGTCGAGCAACTGGCTGATCTGCTGTTCTTCGCATGCGCATTGGTAGGGGTGCTGATCTATGCCGTAACCCATTCGCTGAACGCCTATATCGCCAGCCTGCTGGGCTTCAGTGCGGCGTTATTGATCGGGCTGATGGTGCTGTTGGCATTGCTTGGGCGCTTCCATCGCCAGGTTTTCCTGCTCAACGGTTGGTTGGTTGGTCGGCTTGGCATGAAGTCGGCGCGTAAGCGTTATTGGGCCCGAAAGGTATTGAGTTTCCGTAACGCGCTGCTCGAATGCTTCAGGTTGCCGAGGGCTATCTTGCTCGGCGTGTTCGTTCTGACCACGTTTCACTGGCTTCTGCGTTATAGCGTGCTCTACCTCACGCTCCAGGGGCTCGGTAGCCAGCTCGCCTGGGCCTGGACCTTCATTGTCCAATTACTGTCGCTGACTGCGGGGCAGTTGAGCCTGTTGCCGGGCGGGGCCGGGAGCGCTGAACTGGCTTCGGCTGCCTTGCTCACGCCACTGGTGGGTAAATCGACAGCCGCGGCTGCCATTCTTATTTGGCGCTTCGTGACCTATTACTTCTATCTGATCGCCGGCGCACCGCTCTTTTTGCACTTGGCGGGTCGGCCTCTGTTCAATCTACTGGTACGAGCGCGCAACAGTTGA
- a CDS encoding CsbD family protein, with protein sequence MSSTEDKMKGNLNEAAGKAKQGLGEATDNERMKNEGKGQEVKGEAQQVKGEAKDTIKKGVDRA encoded by the coding sequence ATGAGCAGTACAGAAGACAAGATGAAAGGCAACCTCAATGAAGCCGCCGGTAAGGCGAAGCAGGGGCTGGGTGAGGCCACCGACAACGAGCGCATGAAGAATGAAGGCAAAGGCCAGGAAGTCAAAGGCGAAGCGCAACAGGTAAAAGGTGAGGCCAAGGACACGATCAAGAAGGGCGTAGACCGCGCCTGA
- the fdxA gene encoding ferredoxin FdxA translates to MTFVVTDNCIKCKYTDCVEVCPVDCFYEGPNFLVIHPDECIDCALCEPECPAQAIFSEDEVPDDQQEYIELNADLAEVWPNITEKKDSLPDAEEWDGVKDKLQYLER, encoded by the coding sequence ATGACCTTCGTCGTCACCGACAACTGCATCAAGTGCAAATACACCGACTGTGTCGAAGTCTGTCCGGTGGACTGCTTCTACGAAGGCCCGAATTTTCTGGTCATCCACCCGGACGAGTGCATTGACTGCGCACTCTGCGAGCCGGAGTGCCCAGCTCAGGCGATCTTCTCCGAAGACGAGGTGCCAGACGATCAGCAGGAGTACATCGAGCTGAACGCGGATCTGGCAGAGGTCTGGCCAAATATCACAGAAAAGAAAGATTCCCTGCCTGACGCAGAAGAATGGGATGGGGTGAAGGACAAGCTGCAATATTTGGAGCGCTAG